The segment AGCTATTGACAGCGGTTCCGAGAAATACTACGTGGGAGTTAGCCTTGATCAATATAAAATCCATCGTTCTGTAACAGACACTCAGAGGCAAAAAGGTTATAGTAGGCTTTTAGCAACTGTTGCTCTAGTAAAAATGGGTGGCTAAGTGATCATTTTCTATTTTTGTGGCATTTGTCAgattgatgtactgtactgtaccttttACCATATTTAGATGTACAATTCATTTACAGAAGTTGTGAGCATTGTTACACTGGAGTACAGTACTTAAATATCTCTACCCTGTCGATTTGAGCTTGTTTGCAAAGCTAATGCATGTAATCAATATCACATCTGTTATACATAATAATGTGTAGGCTGTTCCACATTTGAATAGACTATCTCTCTTTGTAGAAGCCATATAAATACATCGTTTTAGATCCACATAATAATATAAAGTGTGTCTGTCAGGAATACTGACAAAAGCAAAGAGAACATAAAGCAGAAACGGATTCGGCTGTAAATAATTCAGCACTCTGTGTTATTAGACCTGAAGCATTTTCACTCACTGCCAGGAGATATACTGAAGATACGGGATGAAAATAATCTCATTCTATAAATGGgacttcatctgtttctctcttattTTCTTTTTTAATGTAAGACTAGCCTCAGCAGTTATGCAGTACAGTAGCTAATAAAGCATACAGCTATTTGATCAAATATCACTGTGAAAATGGAGCGATAGTCATCATCAAAACAGCATACAGAATCACATACACAAACGGAAGCCAGTTAATTTCACCTGTCACTGAAAAAGTTAGCCAGCTACGTAAATAATATGTCGGAGTTCTGAGAATATCTACATCTACAAAGTCACCTTAAGTGATTTTAGTTTGGAACTCATTTTGGTTTCCTTACCTTCAGCAAACCACAATGTTGTGGTACATGTTGCATCCTTCTGACTTCAGTATTTCCACAGTCATGCACATTCAGCTTATTAGAAATATGCCAAAATGTTGACATCTAACCATTAAAAGTTAGACTATATCATCTAAACTGACATCGACATGAACAGTAATGAATTATATTCTCTTTTCATCTGTAGTCTGTGCTAGCTAGTATCATTATGCAAAACGATTCACAAACCTCTCGTCCACATTTTTGGGCTTGTCATAGTGGTTCATGACATAGCATCATGCCCAAGGTCAGTAAAAAATATAGCTACTTctgaaatggtaccctattccctacatagtgcactacttggtcaaatgtagtgcactatatagggaatagggtgccatgtgggttGCAATCTATGGAACGATTTACAGGCTTGATCTTTCATCAGCATTGATGTTTTGCAAGATTACCGGGATAATTTATACCCTATAATAAAGTCATAAATTATTGCCTGCAGCCTATGAAATATGAAGGATCATTTTAATCTTAATCACTATAATTAGTTGATGCCCTCAAGGTAAAATTGAGCGCTGTCGTCTTCTTTCTTAGGAATCTTATCATGACTTAATGCCATAGTTAAATCTCTCTAATCTGCCATCGATTTAATTTGACGGATGACATAATGTTTTTCTCCAATTACACAGTAAAACAGATAGTAAAAGTCCTTTCCAAATCTCACTTGGTTCAGCTATGTACATGCTCAGTGATTCTCAGGAGGTTTGTTGTCCTGGTCTCACAAGGACCAGTCTTGATACTCTTCAGGCTTGTCAGTTTTCAAGTTGTTTTACTGTTGTTGTTTCATTTTTACATTCATCAGAGTAGTAATGCATTCACACAGAGTGTAGATCTAGATTAGGCTGTTCTGCTCCTCCACCCTCAGTGTTCTATGATTGTTTAGTTATTCCTCTCAGTGGTCCCTTCTACCTCTCTGCTCCGATCTATGAAAGTCTAGTAGGTTTGTAGCCGAGAGCCGAGGTGTCTGGGAGGAAATGCTATGGTACAGCAGTGGAGCACAGGCAGGCACAGAGCTCTGTGGTAGATTTCCACTGTTTGCAGATTCATGTAGCTATCAGCCCCATTTTCCCATTTTGTTTCAGTGTCTCGTGCCCCAGTGCTTTGCACTAAAGTGTGTTTTCATCCATCATCCAACCTGTCACAATGGATCTGTAGTTTCTTCTTCCTCTGTGGCGCGTGCAATCTATTTGTTTTGCCTTTTTTTTCTTAGTCAAGCGTGATGGAATATGCATCAGCAATCTTTGAAAATTCATCATCGATGTTCGTTTACAGGTGCTTTGCTTCCCAGAGAACAGAAAGATCTGATAAGCAAAGGTTGGACATCCATGCTTCTCCACTTTCTCAGTTTGTCAAAGCACAAGGCTACTGTAGCCTGGAGAAGCATTGACATCCCACTCACAGTGTACTGTACCCATGCTACAGCCTGTTTTGTCTATTCACACTACTTCAAGATGGATGATGCAGTCTCTGGTACATGAGATAAAAAATAGACCACTGCTTAGCATTTTGAATCTTTGCGAAGTCCGTCAGCTGTAACAACTGTCATTGTCACTGAACAGTGTTGGGTGTTTTCTCCAACCCCTCCTGGGTCAAACGTCCTCATTTCAGATGTCTACATATCTACTCATTCAGTGGTTTCCCTTACCCTGTTGTCTTATTTTCAAAACAACCCCAGTCCCATATATGTGCAGCTTGTCATCAGTCACAAACAGGGATGACTTGTTGACAAAACCATGTCGTATACTTTGGACCACTGTCCTTGACAACATCCTGTGTATTCACTCTGCAGCCAGACATCCATTTGTCATAAACCAGAAATTCACTACTCAAAAATGCCTGGCACCTTCGCagattgtctctagatagaacctTCAGAGATGTGTGTAGAGTTTTATTGAAAACGATTTATGATGAAGAATTGAATCTCTCTACTTCTGAGCTACAATAAAGAAAGTTCCTAAATCTCACTGGTAGGAATGTCGATGATGAGGTCTTAAAAAAAAGGTATGGTGTGTTTTGGAACCTCCTTTACTGACACCTCTGTGTGAGTCTGACGAAATCATTGTTTGTCCTGTCAGAATTCCGTTGTGGAGATCTGGGTAATCTCAGACTGCAGGTCTTGCTGGACCCTCCTGGATCGAGAACCACGAGGGATCTGGTCCATGCCTAGTCATACGGGCTTCCTTTCCGTCCCAGCTGCAGTCGGAGCGCAGACGGACACGGGCTCCCGGTTGGCGTTCCGACCCCTGTTGAGGGAGTTGCGTTCCACGCGGGTCCGGCAGGGCAGGCAGAAGTCCCGGAAGCACCTCTTGAAGTTCTCGTCCAGGAAAGCGTAGAGAACAGGGTTGAGACTACTGTTCATGTAGCCCAGTGCAATGCAGAGGTGCCAGCTGGCTTTCACGTAGGGGTTCCTGTTAATAATGAATCATAATAAGTTATGCACCATTTTATTTGATGCCCTTTTCCAACACACCCAAAGTAATTTGAAAAGAAAATAAAAGTACACAAAACATAATGACTAACCCAGAGTCGATCTCCACCAGAGtcttgatgatgatgaagatgtggATGGGCGTCCAGCAGACAATGAAGGCCGCGACAATCACGAGGACCATGCGGGTGATGCGGCGCATGTTGCGGTCCTTCTCCTTAGAGCCGGAGAGCAGACGGACGCTGCGCAAACGCAGTATCATCAGACCATAGCAGATGGTGATGACCATGACAGGGATGATGAAGGCAAAGATGAAAACGCAGATCTTAGTGACTGTATCCCAGTACCAGTCAGGGTCGGGGAACTTCAGTGTACACATTGTCTGACCTAggaatagagaggggtggaggagagaagagaggggggaatgggtggaggagagaaggaaaggagtcAGACACGTTTAAAGTGAGCGGGGGTGAGACAGCtctagagaggagactgtaagAAGTTTATGTTATAGAGATAATTGATATTTGACCAAAGATGTAATAAACTGTACAGTAAATTTGCAGGAATAGTGACTTATTCTCTTATTTAATGGGATAATATACAAGAAAGCCGTTGAAAGAAGTGTCAAAAACGTGCTAGCTAGTTTAACGTTACTTTCTCACCACTGTCTGTTGTTTTGGTCACCGCCATGACCATGATGGGCACTCCGATGGCAGAGGACAGAACCCAGATCAGAACGTTGATGATCTTACCCTTGGCGGGCGTCCTGAACTCCAGGGCTCTCACTGGGTGACACACAGAAGATTACGTTTCAGTTGAAACTTATATTACAGTGAGTGTTATTGGCTCTAGGCTCCCTTACATTTCTATTTGCGAGAGGATacgctctggttaaaagtagtgcaccataacgtgtatagggtgccatgtggaatGGTTCTCTCCCTTTACCTGGGTGGCACACAGCAATGTAGCGGTCCACAGACATCATGGTCAGGGTAAAGATGCTTGTGAACATGTTGTAGTAGTCGATGGCGATGACCACCTTACAGAGGACCTCTCCGAAGGCCCAGGTCCCCATCAGGTACTTGGCGCTCTGGAAGGGCAGTGTGCTGGTGGCGAGGGCATCAGCTAGTGCCAGGTTAAAGATGTAGATGTTGGTGGACGTCTTCATCTTGGTGTATCTGTGGGTGGAGACATTTGTTAAATAGATGTTGCTATCAAACTGTATGTTGTATTCTGTGATGATTTTGACATGAATTAATTTAATTTCAATTCACCTACAAAATTGACTTTTGAATTTATCTCAACCTTGGTGAAAGATAATTAAGTTAAAAAGATTTTGCAGTCAGTAATGACAGTGGTTGGTGCGCATGGTAGAATTTTCTGTTATACACTTATGGTTGAgaaagctacagttgaagtcagaagtttacatacacttagtttggagtcattaaaacacatttttcaaccacaccacacatttcttgttaacaaactatagttttggcaagtcggttatgacatctactttgtggatgacacaagtaatttttccaacaattgtttacagacagattatttaacttataattcactgtatcgcaattccagtggatcagaagattacataaactaagttgactgtgcctttaaacaggttgTAAAAttcccagaaaatgatgtcatggctttagaagcttctgataggctaattgacatgatttgagtcaattggaggtgtacctatgcaTGTATTACAAAGCCTACcgaaactcagtgcctctttgcttgacatcatgggaaaatcaaaagaaatcagccaagacctcagaaaataattgtagatgtccacaagtctggttcatccttgggagcaatttccaaaagcctgaaggtaccacgttcatctgtacaaacaatagcacgcaaatataaacaccgtgggaccatgcagccatcaaaCCACTCAGgaggtgttctgtctcctagagatgaacgtactttggtgcgaaaagtgcaaatcaatcccagaacaacagcaaaggaccttgtgatgatGCTGGAGAAAACCGGTACAtaagtatctatttccacagtaaaacgagtcctatatcgacataacctgaaaggccgctcagcaagaaagaagccactgctccaaaactgccataaaaaagccagactacggtttgcaactgcacatggggacaaagatcgtactttttggagaaatgttctctggtctgatgaaacaaaaatagaactgtttggccataatgaccatcgttatgtttggaggaaaaagggaagcACCGTGAAACAcagcggtggcagcatcatgttgtgggggtgcttttctgcaggaggtactggtgcacatcacaaaatagatggcatcatgaggaaggaaaattatgtgattatattgaggcaacatctcaagacatcaatcaggaagttaaagcttggtcataaatgggtcttccatatggacaatgaccccaagcatacttccaaagttgtggcaaaatggcttaaggacaacaaaggcgtattggagtggccatcacaaagccctgacctcaatcctgtagaaatgctgtgggtaaaacaaaacaaaaaagcttgtgcgagaaaggaggcctacaaacctgactcagttacacaagctctgtgaggaggaatgggccaaaattcacccaacttattgtgggaagcttgtggaaggctacccgaaacgtttgactcaagttaaataatataaaggcaatgctaccaaatacgaattaagtgtatgtaaacttctgacccactgggaatgtgatgaatgaaataaaagctgaaataaatcattttctctaatattattctgacatttcacattcttaaaataaagtggtaatcctacctgacctaaaacagggaatttttattaggattaagtgtcaggaattgtgaaactgagtttaaatgtatttggttaaggtgtactgtatgtaaatttccgacttcaactgtttattCTGTAGAGTTTTGTCCCTGTGTTTTCACTCACGTCCAAGATGCTCGAACTACTTGCCTCTTGCTGTATATGTTGAGCAGAGAAACATTTGGAACATGTCATTCCAATTCTCTTTGTACATTGTTCTATTTCTCTGTGAACAAGTGAATAAACATATTTATACAACGGGTAGGTCTAATCCTGTATGCTAATTGGTTAAAAGCACATTCCaaccggtgtctattccacaaggtCCAACCGGCTAAATATATGATGTTAAAATggctatttactctgttccatctgactgtgcaatccactgtctcatcagccagACAGGGAAGTTATCatcttgatctccactataaaaaccaTCACGACTtaatctcacatttcttttagactaacatttagttttcaacaatGGAGATTTGAATAAACCTTGCTGTCTTTCTCTCCGACATTTGTAACATTGTTTCAAttttcaaattcgatctccaactgtcccatagtaatgaacgtgttggGGTCAGGAGttgggacaagagagagagaaagagaaaggcagtGTTTCAGTtcgcatcatttttatggatatatacaaagaaatgtcaattgaaaaaaagcAAAGCGtaacgaagtgcagctagttggctgtctttccagcttcagtttgaagttatTGTGTTCGTTGTGAtattggctagctcctctgagcAACAGTGTCCTAACGACAGAggacattttctatgccaggcaaaatcgtgcctcattagctcattgttatggatgtatccaaataaatgtcacaagaaaacagcttaaacaaatgcaggtACTGTTGTTTTTCTGtatgcactgtttgacgtgattgtaagttagccgtagttggctagctagcaagcaacggataagaacattgccagccagtatggcaatggaacatttggAATGAACGACTTGGTCGCGTCCATAGAAACAGAACAAAAAAACgcctgggtcgcgtctctggcgaCCAAACCAATAGAACggacgaccagccggcttgggtagcaaccctaagTTTGTTtcaggactatatcttgtggaaggttGAAAttgtatgaataaattaatcaaaatatcatttaatgaaaatatgtcatcattatttgaatatgttggtaacccgttgtgtaaaagtgataatgccttcAAAGCCGGTGTTtggggcctaacaacacccataCCGATATCCCCCAAACACCAGCTTCTCGGGCATGATCACTTAATCGATCTCTTGAACATGCGTGGAACAGTAAAACACGTTATTCTAATTCTCTTCATACGCGGTTCTATTTCTTTCTGAATGAGTGATTAAAGAGAATTGATATAGTTCAGGCTTGTTAGTGTCTGATCAAGCACTTTGAGGACCGCTTAGGATTATTTTCTGTATGAAGATATGTTCTATTCCTCTAAAAAACTCCTGCAAAGAGGATTTCTTTACTTTTTTGTAATTAGACCCAAGACCCACTGGGCAGAGACATCAGTTCAACTTCcagttttttaaaatttaaatttGGTTGAGTACATTACATTGATgtctttttgcaaatccaattagTTTTCCACATTTGTTTAACTAGGCTAATTCGGCCTGcgaactgctagcttgtttagccccggcttactaactgttagcttgttagcacaggcctgctaactgtctgaatcgccgcatccccagccagcccatccactcactggacccatatttactttcaatctcttttcaatttttaattcgattataccttccggtaacctgcctcacccaatgtgatacggaatcgctattattttacatttttttaaacacattcaagaacctccagaagctaaccagctaactagctacaagctatttagtcattgttagccactgctagcgacTTTTACCTTCAGCACAGCCAGCCAgtttttttagcctggataatactcgccagtctagCTTCCCTGTCCGATCCACTGATACCCCCTGGACActgtgatcacttggctacatagctgacgcctgcaggactgtccattaatcacggtactccattctgtttgtttatgttttatctgtcggccccagccgcactcaggctctgtgtgtagttaatccgaccctctctacctagtcaacgccattttatctgctgttgttgtgctagtttattagctgttgttgtctcacctactggtttagctagctctcccaatcaacaactgtgattactgtatgcctcgctgtatgtctctctcaaatgtcaatatgccttgtatactgttgttcaggttagttatcattgttttagtttacaatggagctcctagttccactcttcatacccctgatacctcctttgtcccacctcccacacatgcggtgacctcacccattacaaccagcatgtccagagatacaacctctcttatcattacctccgctgtacctgtaccccaccatacccctgtctgcacattatgccctgaatatattctaccatgcccagaaatctgctccttttattctttgtccccaacgctctaggcgaccagttttgatagcctttagccgcaccctcatactactcctcctctgttccgtggatgatgtggaggtaaacccaggccctgcatgtccccaggcaccctcatttgttgacttctgtgatcgaaaaagccttggtttcatgcatgtcaacatcagaagcctcctctctaagtttgttttattcactgctttagcacactctgctaaccttgatgtccttgccgtgtctgaatcctggctcaggaaggccaccaaaaattctgagatttccatacccaactataaca is part of the Oncorhynchus gorbuscha isolate QuinsamMale2020 ecotype Even-year linkage group LG09, OgorEven_v1.0, whole genome shotgun sequence genome and harbors:
- the LOC124042763 gene encoding delta-type opioid receptor-like — protein: MEPSTAPGAEPADFDMYSVIPFNVTYPDDEMGFVPNGENYTQQLPVQSASNIIVAISITALYSVICVVGLLGNVLVMYGVVRYTKMKTSTNIYIFNLALADALATSTLPFQSAKYLMGTWAFGEVLCKVVIAIDYYNMFTSIFTLTMMSVDRYIAVCHPVRALEFRTPAKGKIINVLIWVLSSAIGVPIMVMAVTKTTDSGQTMCTLKFPDPDWYWDTVTKICVFIFAFIIPVMVITICYGLMILRLRSVRLLSGSKEKDRNMRRITRMVLVIVAAFIVCWTPIHIFIIIKTLVEIDSGNPYVKASWHLCIALGYMNSSLNPVLYAFLDENFKRCFRDFCLPCRTRVERNSLNRGRNANREPVSVCAPTAAGTERKPV